In the Quercus lobata isolate SW786 chromosome 5, ValleyOak3.0 Primary Assembly, whole genome shotgun sequence genome, one interval contains:
- the LOC115991572 gene encoding TMV resistance protein N-like isoform X2 yields the protein MSSIISQMASSSSSFSSSTPQWKYDVFLSFRGEDTRTSFTGHLYVALKQRGIVTFRDEENIEIGKSISPELLKAIKESRFAIVILSRNFASSTWCLDELTKIIGCLKETTMTVLPIFYDVDPSDVRKQTGTFAQAFFKHEERFKDDIEKVQTWKAALEEVANLKGWHLQDRTEAQLIQNIVGELWQKLSNEFLEDTEDLVGIESQVKELESCLAIGSDDVRIIGVWGMGGIGKTTLARVVFRRVSNKFEGCCFLHNVREVCEKDGLIPLQQQLIRKILNESMSIQDVDEGVFMIKNRLRHKRILTVLDDINQLDQLKKLVGKHNWFGFGSRVIITTRDKHLLRILEVDEIFEAEGLSDEEALHLLSLKAFKKGHPPKDYLELSKDVVQYTKGLPLAIEILGSFLFSRSINQWKSTLIRIKEFPERAILQALRISYDGLHETEKKIFLYIAFFFNHKEKISVVEKLDYFGLYPDVGLEVLADKSLIKINCLEVWMHDLLQDMAKKIIYEECPEEPGKRSILWSFEDINSVLTKNTGTEAIQGIVLKLPKSKEAYWNPESFSKMHNLKLLIIKNVQLLHEPKHLPIGLRFLEWIGYPSKSFPLNFQSNELVELYMCGNYIEQLWKGAKSFEKLQIIQMNGSTNLKETPDLLIVPNLKEMVLEDCLNLREIHPSTLVHNRLTLLNLQGCVNVKTLPSKFEMESLEVLILSGCLKLKRIPEFGENMQRVLKLYLGGTTVTKLPTSIGHLTSLVLLNVRDCKSLTCLPSSIFNLKLLKDLNISGCSKLERLPENVGNAESVEELDVSGTAIRETQEGKQLRLQG from the exons ATGTCTTCCATTATCTCTCAGATGGCCTCCTCTTCGTCATCATTTTCATCTTCAACACCTCAGTGGAAATATGATGTCTTTCTTAGTTTTAGAGGTGAGGACACCCGCACTAGTTTTACAGGCCATCTATATGTTGCTTTGAAACAAAGGGGCATAGTTACCTTTAGAGACGAGGAAAATATTGAGATAGGAAAATCTATTTCACCGGAGCTCttgaaagcaataaaagaatCGAGATTTGCAATTGTCATTCTCTCAAGAAACTTTGCGTCATCAACATGGTGCTTGGATGAACTTACAAAGATAATTGGATGCTTGAAAGAGACAACCATGACTGTTTTGCCAATATTTTATGATGTGGACCCATCTGATGTACGAAAACAAACAGGCACCTTTGCCCAAGCCTTTTTTAAACATGAAGAACGTTTCAAGGACGATATAGAGAAAGTCCAAACATGGAAAGCTGCTTTAGAAGAAGTGGCAAATCTCAAAGGGTGGCACCTACAAGATAG GACTGAGGCACAACTTATCCAAAATATTGTGGGGGAGTTATGGCAAAAATTGAGTAATGAATTCTTAGAAGATACTGAAGACCTAGTAGGAATAGAATCTCAAGTGAAGGAATTGGAGTCATGTTTGGCTATAGGGTCTGATGATGTTCGCATTATAGGGGTTTGGGGGATGGGGGGAATAGGTAAAACAACTCTTGCTAGAGTTGTTTTTCGTAGGGTTTCGAACAAGTTTGAAGGTTGTTGCTTTCTCCATAATGTCAGGGAGGTTTGTGAAAAAGATGGTTTAATTCCATTGCAACAACAacttattagaaaaatattaaatgaaagTATGAGTATACAAGATGTTGATGAGGGAGTTTTCATGATCAAGAATAGATTACGTCATAAAAGAATTCTTACCGTTCTTGATGATATAAATCAATTAGACCAGTTGAAAAAGTTGGTTGGGAAGCataattggtttggttttggtagTAGAGTTATCATAACAACAAGGGACAAGCATTTACTACGTATACTTGAAGTAGATGAAATATTTGAAGCTGAAGGATTGAGTGATGAAGAAGCTCTTCATCTTTTGAGTTTAAAAGCTTTTAAAAAAGGCCATCCTCCCAAAGATTATCTAGAGCTATCCAAAGATGTTGTACAATATACTAAAGGCCTTCCTTTAGCTATTGAGattttgggttcttttttgtttagtaGAAGCATCAATCAATGGAAAAGTACATTAATTCGGATTAAAGAGTTTCCCGAACGTGCAATTCTCCAAGCACTAAGAATAAGTTATGATGGACTACatgaaacagagaaaaaaatattcctatatattgcatttttctttaatcATAAGGAAAAAATTAGTGTAGTAGAGAAACTAGATTATTTTGGCCTTTACCCTGATGTTGGATTGGAGGTCCTAGCTGATAAAtctctcataaaaataaattgccTTGAAGTGTGGATGCATGATTTATTACAAGACATGgccaagaaaataatttatgaagaGTGCCCTGAAGAGCCTGGAAAGCGTAGCATTTTGTGGTCATTTGAAGACATTAACAGTGTACTAACAAAAAATACG GGAACAGAAGCAATTCAAGGCATAGTCCTAAAGTTGCCTAAATCAAAAGAGGCATATTGGAATCCTGAATCTTTTTCAAAGATGCATAATCTTAAACTGCTCATAATTAAAAACGTCCAGCTTCTCCATGAACCCAAACATCTTCCTATTGGCTTAAGATTTCTTGAGTGGATAGGGTACCCTTCAAAATCTTTTCCATTAAATTTCCAATCAAATGAGCTTGTTGAACTTTACATGTGTGGAAACTACATTGAACAACTTTGGAAAGGAGCAAAG TCTTTTGAGAAGTTGCAAATCATCCAAATGAATGGGTCTACAAACCTTAAAGAAACCCCTGATTTGCTCATAGTCCCAAATCTTAAGGAAATGGTTCTTGAAGATTGTTTAAATTTACGTGAGATTCACCCTTCAACTTTGGTTCATAATAGGCTTACTCTTCTCAATCTACAAGGCTGTGTAAATGTCAAAACTCTTCCAAGCAAGTTTGAAATGGAGTCTCTTGAGGTTCTTATTCTTTCTGGTTGCTTAAAACTAAAAAGGATTCCAGAATTTGGAGAAAACATGCAACGTGTATTAAAGCTTTATTTGGGTGGAACTACTGTTACTAAATTACCCACATCAATTGGGCATTTGACAAGCCTTGTTTTATTAAATGTAAGAGATTGCAAAAGTCTTACATGTCTACCAAGCagcatttttaatttgaagttgCTTAAAGACTTGAATATTTCAGGATGCTCAAAACTTGAGAGACTGCCTGAGAATGTGGGGAATGCTGAAAGTGTAGAGGAGCTGGATGTGAGTGGAACTGCAATAAGAGAG ACTCAAGAAGGCAAGCAACTGCGTTTACAGGGTTGA
- the LOC115991572 gene encoding TMV resistance protein N-like isoform X3 encodes MSSIISQMASSSSSFSSSTPQWKYDVFLSFRGEDTRTSFTGHLYVALKQRGIVTFRDEENIEIGKSISPELLKAIKESRFAIVILSRNFASSTWCLDELTKIIGCLKETTMTVLPIFYDVDPSDVRKQTGTFAQAFFKHEERFKDDIEKVQTWKAALEEVANLKGWHLQDRTEAQLIQNIVGELWQKLSNEFLEDTEDLVGIESQVKELESCLAIGSDDVRIIGVWGMGGIGKTTLARVVFRRVSNKFEGCCFLHNVREVCEKDGLIPLQQQLIRKILNESMSIQDVDEGVFMIKNRLRHKRILTVLDDINQLDQLKKLVGKHNWFGFGSRVIITTRDKHLLRILEVDEIFEAEGLSDEEALHLLSLKAFKKGHPPKDYLELSKDVVQYTKGLPLAIEILGSFLFSRSINQWKSTLIRIKEFPERAILQALRISYDGLHETEKKIFLYIAFFFNHKEKISVVEKLDYFGLYPDVGLEVLADKSLIKINCLEVWMHDLLQDMAKKIIYEECPEEPGKRSILWSFEDINSVLTKNTGTEAIQGIVLKLPKSKEAYWNPESFSKMHNLKLLIIKNVQLLHEPKHLPIGLRFLEWIGYPSKSFPLNFQSNELVELYMCGNYIEQLWKGAKSFEKLQIIQMNGSTNLKETPDLLIVPNLKEMVLEDCLNLREIHPSTLVHNRLTLLNLQGCVNVKTLPSKFEMESLEVLILSGCLKLKRIPEFGENMQRVLKLYLGGTTVTKLPTSIGHLTSLVLLNDAQNLRDCLRMWGMLKV; translated from the exons ATGTCTTCCATTATCTCTCAGATGGCCTCCTCTTCGTCATCATTTTCATCTTCAACACCTCAGTGGAAATATGATGTCTTTCTTAGTTTTAGAGGTGAGGACACCCGCACTAGTTTTACAGGCCATCTATATGTTGCTTTGAAACAAAGGGGCATAGTTACCTTTAGAGACGAGGAAAATATTGAGATAGGAAAATCTATTTCACCGGAGCTCttgaaagcaataaaagaatCGAGATTTGCAATTGTCATTCTCTCAAGAAACTTTGCGTCATCAACATGGTGCTTGGATGAACTTACAAAGATAATTGGATGCTTGAAAGAGACAACCATGACTGTTTTGCCAATATTTTATGATGTGGACCCATCTGATGTACGAAAACAAACAGGCACCTTTGCCCAAGCCTTTTTTAAACATGAAGAACGTTTCAAGGACGATATAGAGAAAGTCCAAACATGGAAAGCTGCTTTAGAAGAAGTGGCAAATCTCAAAGGGTGGCACCTACAAGATAG GACTGAGGCACAACTTATCCAAAATATTGTGGGGGAGTTATGGCAAAAATTGAGTAATGAATTCTTAGAAGATACTGAAGACCTAGTAGGAATAGAATCTCAAGTGAAGGAATTGGAGTCATGTTTGGCTATAGGGTCTGATGATGTTCGCATTATAGGGGTTTGGGGGATGGGGGGAATAGGTAAAACAACTCTTGCTAGAGTTGTTTTTCGTAGGGTTTCGAACAAGTTTGAAGGTTGTTGCTTTCTCCATAATGTCAGGGAGGTTTGTGAAAAAGATGGTTTAATTCCATTGCAACAACAacttattagaaaaatattaaatgaaagTATGAGTATACAAGATGTTGATGAGGGAGTTTTCATGATCAAGAATAGATTACGTCATAAAAGAATTCTTACCGTTCTTGATGATATAAATCAATTAGACCAGTTGAAAAAGTTGGTTGGGAAGCataattggtttggttttggtagTAGAGTTATCATAACAACAAGGGACAAGCATTTACTACGTATACTTGAAGTAGATGAAATATTTGAAGCTGAAGGATTGAGTGATGAAGAAGCTCTTCATCTTTTGAGTTTAAAAGCTTTTAAAAAAGGCCATCCTCCCAAAGATTATCTAGAGCTATCCAAAGATGTTGTACAATATACTAAAGGCCTTCCTTTAGCTATTGAGattttgggttcttttttgtttagtaGAAGCATCAATCAATGGAAAAGTACATTAATTCGGATTAAAGAGTTTCCCGAACGTGCAATTCTCCAAGCACTAAGAATAAGTTATGATGGACTACatgaaacagagaaaaaaatattcctatatattgcatttttctttaatcATAAGGAAAAAATTAGTGTAGTAGAGAAACTAGATTATTTTGGCCTTTACCCTGATGTTGGATTGGAGGTCCTAGCTGATAAAtctctcataaaaataaattgccTTGAAGTGTGGATGCATGATTTATTACAAGACATGgccaagaaaataatttatgaagaGTGCCCTGAAGAGCCTGGAAAGCGTAGCATTTTGTGGTCATTTGAAGACATTAACAGTGTACTAACAAAAAATACG GGAACAGAAGCAATTCAAGGCATAGTCCTAAAGTTGCCTAAATCAAAAGAGGCATATTGGAATCCTGAATCTTTTTCAAAGATGCATAATCTTAAACTGCTCATAATTAAAAACGTCCAGCTTCTCCATGAACCCAAACATCTTCCTATTGGCTTAAGATTTCTTGAGTGGATAGGGTACCCTTCAAAATCTTTTCCATTAAATTTCCAATCAAATGAGCTTGTTGAACTTTACATGTGTGGAAACTACATTGAACAACTTTGGAAAGGAGCAAAG TCTTTTGAGAAGTTGCAAATCATCCAAATGAATGGGTCTACAAACCTTAAAGAAACCCCTGATTTGCTCATAGTCCCAAATCTTAAGGAAATGGTTCTTGAAGATTGTTTAAATTTACGTGAGATTCACCCTTCAACTTTGGTTCATAATAGGCTTACTCTTCTCAATCTACAAGGCTGTGTAAATGTCAAAACTCTTCCAAGCAAGTTTGAAATGGAGTCTCTTGAGGTTCTTATTCTTTCTGGTTGCTTAAAACTAAAAAGGATTCCAGAATTTGGAGAAAACATGCAACGTGTATTAAAGCTTTATTTGGGTGGAACTACTGTTACTAAATTACCCACATCAATTGGGCATTTGACAAGCCTTGTTTTATTAAAT GATGCTCAAAACTTGAGAGACTGCCTGAGAATGTGGGGAATGCTGAAAGTGTAG
- the LOC115991572 gene encoding TMV resistance protein N-like isoform X1, whose protein sequence is MSSIISQMASSSSSFSSSTPQWKYDVFLSFRGEDTRTSFTGHLYVALKQRGIVTFRDEENIEIGKSISPELLKAIKESRFAIVILSRNFASSTWCLDELTKIIGCLKETTMTVLPIFYDVDPSDVRKQTGTFAQAFFKHEERFKDDIEKVQTWKAALEEVANLKGWHLQDRTEAQLIQNIVGELWQKLSNEFLEDTEDLVGIESQVKELESCLAIGSDDVRIIGVWGMGGIGKTTLARVVFRRVSNKFEGCCFLHNVREVCEKDGLIPLQQQLIRKILNESMSIQDVDEGVFMIKNRLRHKRILTVLDDINQLDQLKKLVGKHNWFGFGSRVIITTRDKHLLRILEVDEIFEAEGLSDEEALHLLSLKAFKKGHPPKDYLELSKDVVQYTKGLPLAIEILGSFLFSRSINQWKSTLIRIKEFPERAILQALRISYDGLHETEKKIFLYIAFFFNHKEKISVVEKLDYFGLYPDVGLEVLADKSLIKINCLEVWMHDLLQDMAKKIIYEECPEEPGKRSILWSFEDINSVLTKNTGTEAIQGIVLKLPKSKEAYWNPESFSKMHNLKLLIIKNVQLLHEPKHLPIGLRFLEWIGYPSKSFPLNFQSNELVELYMCGNYIEQLWKGAKSFEKLQIIQMNGSTNLKETPDLLIVPNLKEMVLEDCLNLREIHPSTLVHNRLTLLNLQGCVNVKTLPSKFEMESLEVLILSGCLKLKRIPEFGENMQRVLKLYLGGTTVTKLPTSIGHLTSLVLLNVRDCKSLTCLPSSIFNLKLLKDLNISGCSKLERLPENVGNAESVEELDVSGTAIREVPSSIGLLKNLKVLSFNGCKET, encoded by the exons ATGTCTTCCATTATCTCTCAGATGGCCTCCTCTTCGTCATCATTTTCATCTTCAACACCTCAGTGGAAATATGATGTCTTTCTTAGTTTTAGAGGTGAGGACACCCGCACTAGTTTTACAGGCCATCTATATGTTGCTTTGAAACAAAGGGGCATAGTTACCTTTAGAGACGAGGAAAATATTGAGATAGGAAAATCTATTTCACCGGAGCTCttgaaagcaataaaagaatCGAGATTTGCAATTGTCATTCTCTCAAGAAACTTTGCGTCATCAACATGGTGCTTGGATGAACTTACAAAGATAATTGGATGCTTGAAAGAGACAACCATGACTGTTTTGCCAATATTTTATGATGTGGACCCATCTGATGTACGAAAACAAACAGGCACCTTTGCCCAAGCCTTTTTTAAACATGAAGAACGTTTCAAGGACGATATAGAGAAAGTCCAAACATGGAAAGCTGCTTTAGAAGAAGTGGCAAATCTCAAAGGGTGGCACCTACAAGATAG GACTGAGGCACAACTTATCCAAAATATTGTGGGGGAGTTATGGCAAAAATTGAGTAATGAATTCTTAGAAGATACTGAAGACCTAGTAGGAATAGAATCTCAAGTGAAGGAATTGGAGTCATGTTTGGCTATAGGGTCTGATGATGTTCGCATTATAGGGGTTTGGGGGATGGGGGGAATAGGTAAAACAACTCTTGCTAGAGTTGTTTTTCGTAGGGTTTCGAACAAGTTTGAAGGTTGTTGCTTTCTCCATAATGTCAGGGAGGTTTGTGAAAAAGATGGTTTAATTCCATTGCAACAACAacttattagaaaaatattaaatgaaagTATGAGTATACAAGATGTTGATGAGGGAGTTTTCATGATCAAGAATAGATTACGTCATAAAAGAATTCTTACCGTTCTTGATGATATAAATCAATTAGACCAGTTGAAAAAGTTGGTTGGGAAGCataattggtttggttttggtagTAGAGTTATCATAACAACAAGGGACAAGCATTTACTACGTATACTTGAAGTAGATGAAATATTTGAAGCTGAAGGATTGAGTGATGAAGAAGCTCTTCATCTTTTGAGTTTAAAAGCTTTTAAAAAAGGCCATCCTCCCAAAGATTATCTAGAGCTATCCAAAGATGTTGTACAATATACTAAAGGCCTTCCTTTAGCTATTGAGattttgggttcttttttgtttagtaGAAGCATCAATCAATGGAAAAGTACATTAATTCGGATTAAAGAGTTTCCCGAACGTGCAATTCTCCAAGCACTAAGAATAAGTTATGATGGACTACatgaaacagagaaaaaaatattcctatatattgcatttttctttaatcATAAGGAAAAAATTAGTGTAGTAGAGAAACTAGATTATTTTGGCCTTTACCCTGATGTTGGATTGGAGGTCCTAGCTGATAAAtctctcataaaaataaattgccTTGAAGTGTGGATGCATGATTTATTACAAGACATGgccaagaaaataatttatgaagaGTGCCCTGAAGAGCCTGGAAAGCGTAGCATTTTGTGGTCATTTGAAGACATTAACAGTGTACTAACAAAAAATACG GGAACAGAAGCAATTCAAGGCATAGTCCTAAAGTTGCCTAAATCAAAAGAGGCATATTGGAATCCTGAATCTTTTTCAAAGATGCATAATCTTAAACTGCTCATAATTAAAAACGTCCAGCTTCTCCATGAACCCAAACATCTTCCTATTGGCTTAAGATTTCTTGAGTGGATAGGGTACCCTTCAAAATCTTTTCCATTAAATTTCCAATCAAATGAGCTTGTTGAACTTTACATGTGTGGAAACTACATTGAACAACTTTGGAAAGGAGCAAAG TCTTTTGAGAAGTTGCAAATCATCCAAATGAATGGGTCTACAAACCTTAAAGAAACCCCTGATTTGCTCATAGTCCCAAATCTTAAGGAAATGGTTCTTGAAGATTGTTTAAATTTACGTGAGATTCACCCTTCAACTTTGGTTCATAATAGGCTTACTCTTCTCAATCTACAAGGCTGTGTAAATGTCAAAACTCTTCCAAGCAAGTTTGAAATGGAGTCTCTTGAGGTTCTTATTCTTTCTGGTTGCTTAAAACTAAAAAGGATTCCAGAATTTGGAGAAAACATGCAACGTGTATTAAAGCTTTATTTGGGTGGAACTACTGTTACTAAATTACCCACATCAATTGGGCATTTGACAAGCCTTGTTTTATTAAATGTAAGAGATTGCAAAAGTCTTACATGTCTACCAAGCagcatttttaatttgaagttgCTTAAAGACTTGAATATTTCAGGATGCTCAAAACTTGAGAGACTGCCTGAGAATGTGGGGAATGCTGAAAGTGTAGAGGAGCTGGATGTGAGTGGAACTGCAATAAGAGAGGTGCCTTCTTCCATTGGTCTCTTAAAAAATCTTAAAGTGCTATCTTTCAATGGATGTAAAGAGACTTGa